The Tripterygium wilfordii isolate XIE 37 chromosome 18, ASM1340144v1, whole genome shotgun sequence nucleotide sequence TTTGGTTAACTGTATAATTGGCAGAGTTTCTTTGGAAGTAATCTCCCCAGACAAAAATGTTCTTGGTCTTTCATCTCGGAAAGTAAGTTATATATGCGTACGGTCCTTCAACTTTATAGGAAGTGTTTTGGGCCTGGCCAGCCAAGCAGCTGTTAAGTAGCTAAATTGACCGTATACTAGGCCTGAGCAAGTTTGAGGCCGTTTTGAAATCTGGCTGAACTTATTGACAATGAAAGAGGTGTTTATATATAAACCCACTCAAGGATACCATAGGCATGCACGAATTCCTTCTTCAGTTCTGGGTTCTTAGACCTAGAAAAGACGTTCTTATGTGAGAGTTGCAAGGCTTTTGCTTTTATACAACTCGGTTGAATTATGTCaattcgatgtgggatattagTCATCACAATTCATTTGTCTAAGAAAATGCGTTCTTATGTGAGAATTTGCAAGGTCTTTGCTTATTACATACCActcggttgggttatgtcaatccgatatgGGATATTAGTCATCACAATTCATTTGGTCTGTAAACTTGTTACAATATCTTCCGAATTATTAATGGTTAACAATCATTTGGAGTCAACAAAAGCAAAGAAATTTCTTTTTGTGATCCATGGACATCAATTATTATTAATCCATGTGAAgcgaaagaagaagaagaaagaaagaaaggatcaATGAAGGCCAAATTATAGCTATTTGTGAATTAAGGAGGGAGGGAGGGTGGGGGTCCTTGCATAGTTGCATATGAGAGAATTCATACTAATTCTCACCAACAGACCAACAATAACCCTCTATGTATTTGTAGTCCAATTATGATAAGAATATTAGGGGGGCCCCTTTTGTTTTGTGGGGTATAGAGTAGAGAGACTCCTCTTTCACtatcaacaaaaagaaagatttGTGGGTCAGGTGTCCTACACCAAGCACACCCACCAGACACCTACAGCCCTATTTAAGCACTCAACCCATTTGAAAGTAAAAGTCTTTTTAACTTGCTTGTCCCTTCCTTAGTCGGTAGGAATTAGGATCAAGACAATGCACACACCAAAACCTAAACTTCATAAGTGCTACTTGTCCCACCAATAAGGATCCCACTTATTGTGGTGTATGGCTCATGCTGTTTAATTTTTGATCATATACCTCAGTAATTGGGATAATTGAAATCTCAGTTGCTTggacaaatatcattttcaaaatttctttGTTCCTATTCatctaaaaaaatattacaGTTTACGAATTATAtggtatatatacaaaaaaatattacGAGAGAAATTAATTTTATCTCAAAATTAAGGCCTGTGATACTACGAAATGGATTTCAGTTTACTAATTTTCAATAGTTTTCCTAATCATTAATTAGTATCAACTATCAAGAACCTACTTTCCACAAATCTAATTGCTTTTAATACCCAGAAAATCAGAAAATGGAagtaattagggttttgaatgATGATTTTACAGTAACTTGCTCGACTTATATTGCCGACGATGAATGCATTGTGCTTtccaaaaggaaaagaacaaaaaataattaaaaaattggaTTCAAGTTTTAGCTTTTGTGAATTTCACTATACTTGGATGGCAATATGATTAGATTCCTTTCATCAACAATCTCAATTGTCACCCCAAAGTTGGACCTGATTTGTACTAATTAGGTTTATCGTGTTGGGTTACTGGGTATGCAAATTAGAATCAGACAAACATCACATAAAGTTGAGATTGGCAGAGACTTGATGTTTGATTAGTAACCGCACTATAAAGATAAATAGTAATTTCTAAAAGAcggtaatttcatttttttttcttctttatttaacAATAGACTATAATCCCTGATCAccgagaaaaataaaatgacgACAACGACAATGATGATAATGTGAGACTAGATAACCATCTAGATAAAATACTTTTAAACATTTAATATAGCCATCATAATATTAATATCTTCTCGATTGTGCATTATTTACTCAATTATTCTTTCCCTAAtgcaattattatatatatatatatatatatatatatatatatatatatatatatatatatatatatatacacatacaagttcacaaacaagaaaatcaaggaaGATTGCCGGTTGTTAGCTACTGAAACTTAAGCAAATATATAGTTATGAGGAATTCCCTCGCAAAACTTTTCCACATTAGAGCCAGCAAAAGTTCTCAAATTCtctaaaattaaaaagaaaatgaaagcatTAATACTGGAAAAGTAAAATATAGTACACTTGCAtgatgaaagcatcaaagtgaaaaaCCTAGAAAACAtcgaaggaagaaaaaaaaaaacaagaatagaattttctcaattatgtcctcaacaaaattaattttatttattcactttcttttcttttccgtTCTGTCTTTGAAACCTACGTATAATTGCTTCAGTTTGAATCATGTTGATTTTATCTCTGCAAgtaatggaaaaaaaagaaaagaaagagaggctGTTCCTGATTAAATAGGACATTATTAATAAGCTAATGCCGACATTAATGAAAATACTAATGAAAGTGTAGCACGACATTAATTAtacgtacacacacactttcacTCCTGCTTACGTATATAGAGTTTTTTTGGGTAACAATGAGACCATACAAACTTTCTATTACAACATTCAATATGGATCTAAATTCGGGCATCAGATCCATGTTCATAACAACTTTTCACCAGACAACAGGGTAGATTAGGCAAGAGCCCAACGACAACGATAATCGAACTCAAGATCTCCTAAATCTGTATGGTTTAGCTCCAAAGAGATTCACAAATTAGACTATTACCCAAGTGATTACGTATATAGAGATTTCCTCCAAAGCAAACAATAAGTGATTTTTTTCCCAAAGTATAAGTTTTATGGAATCAATATTCAATTAATAATAATAGGGATCTCAATAGTTGGTATCGATTGTTGTTGGGATATTTAACATGATATTCAATATTCAAATGATCTGAAATTCAAGTGCAGTGAGTGTGCAGAAAGAATAATATCATGATCATAGAGATCTGCTTAGCTGTGTAACTCGGGTACTAATTGAATCACATATAATTATGGCTTGTTGACTATATTACAAAAGCAGGACTTGGCAGCAAAGAAAGATTCTGACagaaggatatatatatatatattattgttggaAAATTTATCCAAAATTTTCCTTAACAGAAATATCTaacaaataatagaaaaattgaactgaaaaataaaatcaatctcaatacaaaaatatatgtggaaaacttcaaaatgagagaaaaatcaCGGTTGATTGTTGTTAAAGACAATTATAGAAAATTTATACAATAacacactcaattttctctcacaccCAACACCCAATTATACCTAAGAgattttccataaaattttcCATATCTTGCTCTTTCTCAGCTGTCATCTCTCTAACCCTTCtagagaaaacaaaataataggAATTTAGTTACAATCCTAAAAGACACCACCTACTTAACCCGTTCGGACGGAAAGAACTCTAGAAACACCATATCAGTAACAAAACTTTATACTCAATCCAAACCGACTCCAAATTTATTGATAGGCTAACAATTATATATTGTTAGTATTATTTTGGAATTGAGCTCTCATTTTTGCCACCTAAACAACAGACCATGTTCAATTTATCAGGCAACATGAACAGTATTGTGCATTACATTGTGTGTCTCAATATCACGATTGCTATGTATACTTGCTAGGGTTTGGTGAGGGAACCAAAATGAGTAGCTACTGCAGTTgaaggtgtatatatatgcagaccAAGGAATCAACATGACATATATAAAGACATCATTAATTTCCCAAAATAAGTCACAGACAAATTGCAGGTTTCTGGCATCTTCCCCTTATAATTGTAAGAAAGTTGGATGAAAAAGGGCAAAATGATTACAAAAGAACAAGAGATTAACAATAATACATTATAGGTGGAATCTTTCATGTATGTAACTTTTTCAATGTGGACAAACAAAATGACAGTTAATACTGTCCTTCACCATGAATAGCAGAAGTCTCTTCCCTCTATATTTGTTAACTGGATTTGAGATTTTCGCAATTTATTAGAGTCTATAATTTACATCTAATGATAGAGAAAAAAtcagataaattttaaaaataattaaaaaataaaaatgtgatgtgatgtgatgtggcATACCTCTCAAACTATTAGATTCAAATTGAATTTCTTTGGAGCCAAATCATATGTATTCAAAAGGTTGTAAGTTCGATACTCATTGGGGGAGGGGGTGAGGGGGGACAATACCCTTGTGGacagttgggttttgacccaacttacatTGTCATTCAATGAGAAATTTGTGTGCGTGTAAATCAGACGGCCTGAATTTAATTCAAAGAGTAAATCTGTATGGTGTGGATTATTAAAAGAAGACAAAAGAGAGACTTCGGGATCCCATATTATACACAAGTTCCaatatcatgaaaaaaaaaccatcacaATTTCAACAATTACTTGCGATAAGTAATACAtagtgtgtgtgtctgtgtgtgtatatatatatatgcttgtcCTAAACCCTCAATCATATAAGGATATATATTAGAGAAGATAATTAGGTGAGACTCCATGATCCACCTCATTAAGTTTCTCTAAACATGTGGTTAATCAAAGCTAATAGTGTAATTAATCAAGTTtcatttgaagaaaaagaagaagaacaaattgaGGGTTAATCAGCACTATATATAGGTTTGAAAATAATGGATGATCAGACGGTCACGGTCGACGGATCTCCTCATCGTGGGACCCAATGAGATGAGTCGCCTGTCAACTCTTCCATCAAATTTGACGTGTACGGCTCAGGTTTCCTATCCCTCTCTCCGAATTAATAATCGTGGCGACTAACCAACTTTTAGGCAACTACATTTGCTAGCTAGATTTGATTGCCATATCACCTGCTAACctctccccctttttttttctttatttaatttgaatttcttcataacccacataatataatataaatacttttataattaattattgttgaTGGGTTTTTGTTCGCCCTACCATCAACGCCTCCGTGCCTAGAACTTTTGACCTCGATGGTGTGGAGGAGAGACACTACAAGTACTTCTTAGCATAATAatttgataataccaaaattattCCTCCAATGAGCTGCTGACACATCACTCAACAGACTAAAAAGGAGGTGACTGAATAGTACGACCAAGCTGGAAAACACCTAAGCTAATAAAGATGTCACCGATCAGCAAAAATTCGCAAGATAGCTTAATCGGCGTCACTTCGGATAACCTATGTGACTAAAATACTTCGGGATACCGAGGAACACACATCACCAAAACACAATTTGTTATTCCTGATTCAAGAGATCATGCCACAAAGTTTTCCATTTTCATATTCATCTTCTTAGCATCACAATTAATCCAGTTGCACGTACATATGTGATGTCATTTATGTACATGAATAGGTGCATTcaccaaagaaagaaaagaaaaggaagcaaGAAGGGGGCCAGTGATCTTTGGCGTGCATGCTATTATGCCTCCAAGAACCTGACGTTGAACCTTTGAGTTATAGAGGAACTGGCTTCATGGGTTTgtattttagggttttgtatGCATATTATTCCATTTTGATATCGACAACCAAATGCATAAATATTTATATCAAACATAAAATCTCGACAGTAGATCTCATTCACATCTACTTATCTATCCATTTATAttataatctatatatatatataatacacgaAATTTCACTATTCCTAGTCTCCTCATCATAATCAGTCAAACTGCAACTCATTTTAGTGCACACTAATACTACTACACGAAAACGACAAAAACACTTGTAATTTTTGataagcagaaaaaaaaaagtaattatgacaaaaataataaaagaataattatatatagttcactaatttattttttttggagaagCTGTTGTGATATACTAACAATGACAAGAACAAAATCTTATAGAATTTGACTGATAAACAAGGGTGAGAGGGGTCTGCTCTAGTTCGGTTAAGCAttggacaaaaaatatatcgttagattcgttaaacataatattacacatttatgatttataaTATGACGAGGTTAAATATGTCAGATCAAGATTAATTACAAGACAAATTAGGATGCAAAGAAGCTAAGTAAGAAATTAACCTAGACTATGACTAGGTTTTATAAGTGTGGACACTAGAGAAAATGAAAGAGTATACATATatgaaatgaatgaatgatAAAGGCTAGCTTACGTTGACAAAAGGGGACATACAATTATTGTATGTTTAGAGGAGGGAAACGTATAGTTAATGTTAATGGACatcccattaaaaaaaaagagagatagaATAAAAGAGAAGCAAATAAAGCAACTCTAGCTAATATGGCCCCATTAGATTTCACATCTTCTCTCATCTATGTGATGTGATCTTGATGACCATGATCGTCTCATCCTCCACTCTAAAATTTATTCACAACCCACTGTTCCTTTCACCCTAGCTCTTAATTTCTTCCCAATTTTCTTGCCTTATATAGAAAAACAAGAACTTCTTCGATCAATCTTTACAAAACACCATGTCATCAAGTAATAGAGGCAAGGACATAGCCGAAGAATCAAGTGATCAGCCAGCGACTCCGAGCCGATATGAATCACAAAAGAGGAGAGATTGGAATACTTTTGGTCAGTATTTGAGGAACCAGAGGCCTCCAGTGGCACTGTCTCAGTGCAATTGCAATCATGTGCTGGATTTCCTAAGGTACCTTGATCAGTTTGGGAAGACTAAGGTTCATGTACAAGGTTGTATGTTTTATGGACAACCCGATCCGCCCGGACCGTGCACTTGCCCTTTAAGGCAAGCTTGGGGAAGCCTTGATGCACTTATTGGAAGGCTTAGAGCTGCCTATGAAGAAAATGGAGGATCACCAGAGACTAATCCTTTTGCAAGTGGCGCTATTCGGGTTTATTTAAGGGAAGTGAGAGATTGTCAAGCTAAAGCAAGAGGGATTCcttacaagaagaagaagaagaaaccagTTGGTAATCAAGGCAAAGGAAGTGATGAATCAAGCTCCACAATGCACTTCTCTTGATCCAGTTCTAATATATGGTAATTAATAAGACaaatttcatttattatttatatacatatatatatttatatatatgatctaTTTCTTTTGAATCTAAGTGTTATATTGTTCTTCCTGATCTGACAACTAaacatgtaattaattaattacttcttATGTATTTAATGGAGTTTGAAAATTCGTTTGTAATTGAGTCATAAATTGTGTTTATATAACCCTAGACATCAAACTAAGTATTTTGTAGTATACGTACTAGGGTGATTTGGGAATCCACTCATTAAATATTGAGAAAGATTTGATTGACTTGTGATAGATAATTTAAGAATCGGCATCTTGTACTATACCAGAGCCCTAAACTTCCATAGCCgataatgaaaattttctttaatattGAGTTCATATAATTCAAGCATTGTTATGCCAACTTAGGCATTAAATTTATGTATAACTGGACATGTGAATCAGTTGATTAATTACACTCTGTAATTAGATGAAATCGCATTTGGGAACAATATCAGTGTGGCAGAGTGTTGCGTTTGATCCAATTTATCATGTCATCATGTGAGAAATATTTTATGTGCGAGTCTGATCCGAATTTAGATCGATATTAAATGTTGAAATAACAAAGTTGTACGGTGTGGTTCTCAATTAAAAAGATATCAAATGTTGAAATAACAAAGTTGTACGGTGTGGttcttgattaaaaaaataaacaacatgTAGTGTCATATAATACACAAGCAAATAGAGGGAGAAATCATGCAGAATTAGCACTACTGGCCTGCTAATTAATTGTTTCTCAGCTTTAGTTCTTTTAAGATTCTGCAGATTTTGTTCCCCCATGACTGGTCAAGTAAGATATCATACATTACTTTTCATCTCCACATATAAATTAAATAGTCAAATGATTGAGATCACATGACCACCCTtcaaggtttagggttttgttgcTTAGTTAAGTAGTATTTTAATGTTCAAGCATGCTTTTTGttatcttttcttttaaatttataatttatatataacaAAGCCATGATTGAGAATCTCTTTGATGATAAATTAATGCTAATTAATAtcattttctttgataatttgtGACAAAACTCATTTGAAGCAATGCCCCACCCCCACGTACTGATATGGCTTTTCTTTAGGGCAGAAGATCTTTGCAGGGGGGCAGTTTTGAAATCTATGACTGTGTCTTCGTTTATTGATGTCCTATTAGATTTCATGTTGTCAAGTCTGAGATTTTGTGGGACAGCAAGTTTAtattccatttttattgacaGTGCTTTTGATTAACACTTCAAATCATACGAACCCTAGCGCTtattctacatatatatacatatatatatatatatatatatatatactttgtgTCTGTTGGAGTTGACAATTTAATATGGTTTCCTTtaatcaatcattcttccttttctgTATATATTATGCTCATAGCCCTACCACATCACCTCTTATTGTCTAGCCTCATGATTTTTTAGGAGACTCTTTTAtatatgcgtgtgtgtgtgataCGTAAATCACTTGGGGATAGTTtagttggtgaatttttttgtgaCCAAACCATACGGACTCAAGAGATCCTGAATTCGATTCTCATCTAAAAAAGAGAGTATgtgatacatatatattatgttaTTCATATAGCTTCTGTAACTTGTTGATGTGCTATAAAATCTGTATAGATAACGTACGCGTGTGGGTGGTGCATGAAACAATCTTGTGTTATAGAATTGTGGCTAGATCTAGCAGGATTTAGATTAAACATACTTAACTAATCTTTTCACATTAGGGTTTGATGTACTGAAAAACTGATTCCTCTCCTCAGCTGGATTCCTGGATAAAGTAAAAGTAGTTTTCTTGACTGATTCCATTAGGGTTTCATAACAAGTAGAGGAAGACTTAGTTACATGCACagccaaacatatatatatataaaattcctACTTGTGTTCCATTTGATCGGGTTGGGGTCATGTGTCGTTGTTGTTGTTGGCTGCTTCTGGGTTGGGTTGAGAGGTTTTATGCAGCTTAACTCCCCCCTGCTTCTCTGCTTTGAACTACTTCTTCATTTTAAAATGTCAAGTCATTTCCACTGTTTTCTTTAACAAATTGTATTATCTTACATGGTGTGGTGGCTAATGATGTTGTTTATGCTGCCTTGCAGGATCATGCATATgccttttcattttcatgtgGTGAAGAGGAATCAAATGAAGGAACCATCAATTATATATGTTGAAGAAGTATGCAGTTTTTCCTCTCAAGCCATGCAAGGTGGTCTAAACATTCTGCATTTCCAGTTGAGAATTTGTAAActcgctatatatatatatatatatatagtaggtTTACAACCTCTTTGTATTGCTATATATAAGTTGAaccattttatgcctatttatGTACACATGTCAAATATTAATTAAGTAAACTTAACTTGCATATATATTTCGTTGGCTTCGGCATGCCGCTAAAGTCAAGAGTTCGAATGTCAAAGCTTTTTTCATTCCCATGAACATTGCTCCTGAAGCAAGATCACAAATTGCATTTAGAGGGGCGATTAAACTAATATCAATTGTTGCTCAAGAAAAACAGTACTGTGCATGTGGATGTCTTCAATCTCACTTGGGAAAAAtgaacgtgtatatatatatagacacacacacacacacgaatATGAATATAACTAAGTTTGACTATAATCCCTAAATGTTTGCTAGCTTAGTTTTTGATTTTGAGTCATATATATGCAGAATAACAAATTTTAGAACTATTTGCTTGCAAAAATAAATGTTATAATTGTTaaacagattagggttttggctCAATTAGGGTATAAAGCTATACTCTCTTTGATATGAATTTGCAATATTCTCAATGACCACCCCTCCCTTTGATATGGAGAAGTAGTGCTTTATCCAGTCATAATATGATTTCCGTTTTACcaaaaatctatgtggcatgtgaaacaatcattgattgtaaacacaCGTATGACACACTTAACATTCAACACTTCGCATTAACCGGGGTTCATAttttggggtctcaagcattattagATATGGAGATATTGTTTCTTATAAGTCAccgaattaaaaaaaaaaaaagaaggaaaaaaaacaatgatataTAGAGTGTGCGCGCGCATATCATCTTTTATTCGCAAATTacaaagataaacaactctttttctttaaatgccatttgataaatttgtttatcattgaaatcgaactttTGACATATATATACCTAATCTAGTCAATTATCAACCGAGCCACTTATCAACACTTACGTTGGTACAAAGATAAACAACTTATATTCCACAactctcagttttttttttccattttttgaaCCGCAAAGTCTAATTTCCTTGATTAGATAATTAGAGACTGTTTGGTTTGAGCATTTTTcagtattttctattttcattttctgaaaatatagaaatgatgtttggtttactattttcattttcatttcctaGAAAATGAGGAttcattttctgaaaatatAGAAAACGGCATTTCAATGTTTTCTGAAATCTAAAAACACGGAGTGAttgtatgagtttggcagtgtgttgcaactgtgttCAGCTGCAACACACcccacagcaccacagttttttgtgacacgtcaaacagcttttgcgttctaaCTCACTTTACGGCActacaactttttacctcacagcacctcaccacacctcacagcactctcaaacgcttacaatatatgttgaattgtcctacgtaatcaaattaggtcaattattttattttagattaatgtacaatgtaaaccttaagtgattttatattaatattattagtcatctaatataaccgtaatttagataagccaaacgcacctcacaacaccacatcacaccacagttttaaaagtgatgcgccaaacaactttttgcgttccaactcacctcacagcaccatagttttataactcacaacaccacaccgtacctcacagcacctcaaagaattcccaaacaagcccattgTTTCTCCGTCAATTATTTCCGAaactctcttcctctcctctGCTGCGCGTCGTCAGTGCGTGCAACTCCTCCCGCAGCTGCTATTTAGGCTTTTCTTTGTAGACTTTGCTGCAGGTGTGTGATATATATGCGTACACTTTGTAGCCTTTTCTTTGTAGACTTTctttcattttatatatatgtgtgtgtagacTTTGTAGCCATTTCTATCTGTAGACTTTGTAGCCTTTTCTTTGTAGACTTtctttcattatatatatatatatatatatataattatatatatatatatatcatatatgtatatatgtgtgtagaATTTGTAGCCATTTCCATCTTCAGACTTCTTAGCCTTTTCTTTGTAgactttctttcattttttttaattataattaattaaaaataatatgatcaatagaaaataaaaacaattttttaGTATTTTAAACCAATCATATTTTCTATctcttagaaaatagaaatgaaaacagaaaatgaaaatgaaaaatagaaaatagaaaacaaatcaaaccaacTCTTAGTTTCCTTAAGGAAATAGTGAACTGGGTCAGTTCCGAACTTCCATCCTGTTTTCACTTGGGCCGCTGGGCCTCTCAGTTTGGGAAGGCCTAAGAATTACTTATGAGCCCAAGTTGTTGGCTCAAATGAAAATGGCCTCAAGTTTTGTGGACCGGGCAAGAATTCGTGATCCTAATGGGCCTTTTCATGTTCTCTGTTAGGAAAGTCCAGATCCATAAACCAATTTTAAAACTAAACATCAAGGACCCATAGGCCCAATGTTGTTAATATAaagtaaattaaaataatttaaacgTCATTGTTTTAATCTTGATTCTTTTATTCCTTAGATATATCAAACATATATCTATTCGATATGTTTTAGAGCTTATTCTTGCTTAATCCTTAAGTTTAGATTACATTACATAATTAGCTTTCAAAGTATATGTTCTATATGTTCTCTATCGGAAAGCATGAGCACTATGCCCTTGAAGGTAACAGGTTGATTACCGAATCCATCAAtcgattatttttttaaaaaattaacacaTTTCTTTAagtaaatcaaaacataaataaatcaaaacagAGTGTCCATCTTAGGGTAATAACATTTTTAGATACTTAATAATTTGACTCAATTCAATTTCAATACCCATTTTTCAAAAGTTTAAAGTTGGGAATCAAAAATTCTAATTGTTCCAACTTAGTCAGTCGGTCAATTTTCAAACCTTTTGGACAGTGAAAATGCTTATCAAATTATCTGTCCAAAATGGCATAAAGCTCTCCGTATGGGTGGTTTGAAACAAATTTGAGTTTTCGATTCACAACttaaaacatttgaaaaatggatTTTTGAATTAAACTGGATCAAATTATTCAGTATCCAAAAATGTTATTACCCCAGTCCATCTCTATAAATAAATTCAGAAGCCACGAGAGACGGAGAGAGCTAACAACTGTCAGTCTCTCACTCACTCTCTGCCACTCCCTCTCGATCGAATCCGGAGATTTACTTTTGTCACTTTCTCGTGTCAAGATCATAAGGTTCCCATTTTCCATCACCAATCCGCTCGatttcctcttctccttctgtGTATCACGAGATTCGCTTCTCCTCATTACTcaccttttgttttgtatttcatTTTGCTGTCgaatttcaattcaatttcGTCTTCCTCCCAACTGGGTTTTAATATCTTTTTGCTAATAACAATTTCAGCCAATCAAcagagcaattttttttttctttctaatactCAGTACGGACAAAAGGTTAAAAACAGAGTGATAGTGACGGTTTCAGTATTTGAGACAAAGG carries:
- the LOC119983652 gene encoding protein LIGHT-DEPENDENT SHORT HYPOCOTYLS 10-like yields the protein MSSSNRGKDIAEESSDQPATPSRYESQKRRDWNTFGQYLRNQRPPVALSQCNCNHVLDFLRYLDQFGKTKVHVQGCMFYGQPDPPGPCTCPLRQAWGSLDALIGRLRAAYEENGGSPETNPFASGAIRVYLREVRDCQAKARGIPYKKKKKKPVGNQGKGSDESSSTMHFS